Proteins encoded within one genomic window of Deferribacter autotrophicus:
- the cimA gene encoding citramalate synthase — protein MSRKITLYDTTLRDGTQAEDVNFTVPDKVRIAEKLIDFGIDYIEGGWPGSNPRDIEFFQAIKKSKVPLEHIAAFGSTRRAKKSCDDDEILQALLQAGVPTLTIFGKTWDLHVTEALKISLEQNLEIIYDTVQYLKKRVDTVFYDAEHFFDGYKANSEYAIKTLKAAIEGGADCLVLCDTNGGTMPDELVEIIEAVKKEVGDYPLGIHSHNDGDCAVANTCLAVKHGIVHVQGTINGYGERCGNANLCSVIPNLQLKYGYECVSSDQLKKLKEISRFVNELGNLKHNIHQPYVGRSAFAHKGGVHVSAILKNPKTYEHIKPELVGNKQRVLLSDLSGKSNLIYKAKDFGLDIDPKDERLTQLLQQLKELENKGFQYEGAEASFELLIRKAMGTFQKFFDLLSFRVIDEKRSALEPPFAEATVMLRVGGEIEHTAAIGNGPVNALDNALRKALERFYPNLKTVRLVDYKVRILTGKDGTKALTRVLIESKDDKDTWGTVGVAHNIIDASYQALVDSIEYKLFKDAYK, from the coding sequence ATGTCTCGTAAAATAACACTTTATGATACCACCCTAAGGGATGGTACTCAGGCTGAAGATGTTAACTTTACCGTCCCGGATAAAGTAAGAATTGCAGAAAAACTTATCGATTTTGGTATTGACTATATCGAAGGGGGGTGGCCAGGATCTAACCCCCGTGATATCGAGTTCTTCCAAGCCATAAAAAAATCAAAAGTTCCTTTGGAGCATATAGCTGCCTTTGGTAGTACGAGACGCGCAAAAAAATCATGTGACGATGATGAAATTTTACAAGCATTATTGCAAGCAGGTGTTCCTACACTTACCATTTTCGGTAAAACATGGGATCTCCATGTTACTGAGGCATTAAAAATATCTTTAGAACAAAACCTGGAAATAATATATGACACAGTACAGTATTTGAAAAAAAGGGTTGATACTGTTTTTTATGATGCTGAGCATTTCTTTGATGGATACAAGGCAAATAGTGAGTATGCAATTAAAACTTTGAAGGCAGCTATAGAGGGTGGAGCCGATTGTCTTGTTTTATGTGATACTAATGGTGGGACAATGCCAGATGAGCTGGTAGAAATAATTGAAGCAGTAAAAAAAGAAGTGGGGGATTACCCTCTTGGTATTCATAGTCATAATGATGGTGATTGTGCTGTGGCTAATACATGTCTTGCTGTGAAACATGGAATAGTGCATGTTCAAGGGACTATAAACGGTTATGGAGAAAGATGTGGAAATGCTAACCTTTGCTCTGTAATTCCAAACCTTCAATTAAAATACGGTTACGAGTGTGTATCTTCTGATCAACTAAAAAAATTAAAAGAAATATCAAGATTTGTAAATGAACTTGGTAATCTAAAACATAATATTCATCAACCTTATGTGGGTAGATCTGCTTTTGCACATAAAGGTGGTGTTCACGTAAGTGCTATTCTTAAAAATCCAAAGACATATGAGCATATTAAACCAGAACTTGTAGGTAACAAACAAAGAGTATTACTTTCAGATTTAAGTGGAAAAAGTAACCTCATTTATAAAGCCAAGGATTTCGGTCTTGATATTGATCCAAAGGATGAAAGACTTACTCAGTTATTACAGCAACTTAAGGAGCTTGAAAATAAAGGTTTTCAATACGAAGGTGCTGAGGCTTCTTTTGAGTTATTGATAAGAAAGGCAATGGGAACATTTCAGAAATTTTTTGATTTGCTAAGTTTTCGTGTAATTGATGAAAAAAGGAGCGCTCTTGAGCCACCTTTTGCAGAAGCCACGGTTATGTTAAGGGTAGGTGGTGAAATTGAGCATACGGCTGCAATAGGAAATGGACCTGTAAATGCTCTTGATAATGCGCTAAGAAAAGCATTGGAAAGGTTTTATCCAAATTTAAAGACAGTTCGACTCGTGGATTATAAAGTAAGGATCTTAACAGGAAAAGATGGTACAAAGGCTTTAACGAGAGTTTTAATAGAGTCAAAAGATGACAAAGATACTTGGGGTACAGTGGGAGTTGCCCATAACATTATTGATGCAAGTTATCAGGCATTGGTAGATTCAATTGAATACAAGCTATTCAAAGATGCTTATAAATAA
- a CDS encoding aspartate kinase codes for MSLVVMKFGGTSVGSIEKIKNVAKRVAKKKDEGHDVIVTVSAMAGETDRLINLIKEIDPKYDPREYDMVVSTGEQVSIGLLAQALKTMGYDAVSFTGFQIGMITDGAHSKARIRKITGERLRQALKEGKICVVAGFQGIFPETGDITTLGRGGSDTTAVAIAAAMKANVCEIYTDVDGVYTADPRIVKNAKKLDKISYEEMLELASLGAKVLQSRSVEFGMKYGVDIMVLSSFEEKPGTLVTKEDKDMEKVIVSGVTCDKNQAKITITEVPDRPGIAAEIFEELANHNINVDMIVQNVSTQGKTDISFTVAQTDLLRAHELCKEIAKKIEASNVLADENIAKVSIVGVGMKSHAGVAAKMFKTLAENNINIQMISTSEIKTSCVIDEKFTELAVRVLHDKFVREGDDVS; via the coding sequence ATGAGCTTAGTTGTAATGAAGTTTGGTGGGACAAGTGTTGGTTCAATTGAAAAAATTAAGAATGTTGCAAAACGTGTAGCAAAGAAGAAGGACGAAGGGCATGATGTGATTGTAACGGTTTCTGCGATGGCAGGTGAAACCGATAGGCTTATAAATTTAATCAAAGAGATTGACCCAAAATATGACCCAAGAGAATATGATATGGTGGTATCAACTGGTGAGCAGGTTAGTATAGGCCTTTTGGCACAAGCTTTAAAAACTATGGGTTATGATGCTGTTTCATTTACAGGATTTCAAATAGGTATGATTACTGATGGAGCTCATTCTAAGGCAAGAATCAGAAAGATAACAGGAGAAAGATTAAGACAAGCTTTAAAAGAAGGGAAAATTTGTGTGGTAGCTGGCTTCCAGGGGATATTTCCTGAAACTGGGGATATAACCACTCTGGGAAGAGGGGGATCAGATACCACAGCAGTGGCTATCGCTGCAGCAATGAAAGCAAATGTTTGTGAAATTTATACAGATGTGGATGGTGTTTATACTGCTGATCCAAGAATTGTGAAAAACGCTAAAAAACTTGATAAAATATCATATGAAGAGATGCTTGAACTAGCATCTCTAGGCGCTAAAGTTTTGCAATCAAGAAGTGTTGAATTTGGTATGAAATATGGTGTTGATATCATGGTTTTATCATCTTTTGAGGAAAAACCAGGAACTTTAGTTACAAAGGAGGATAAAGATATGGAAAAAGTAATAGTTTCAGGGGTAACATGCGACAAAAATCAAGCAAAAATTACTATCACTGAAGTACCAGATAGACCAGGAATTGCAGCAGAAATTTTTGAAGAGCTTGCAAATCATAATATAAATGTTGATATGATTGTTCAGAACGTAAGTACTCAAGGAAAAACTGATATATCCTTTACAGTAGCTCAAACTGATCTTTTAAGAGCTCATGAACTTTGCAAAGAAATTGCTAAAAAAATAGAAGCATCCAATGTGTTGGCTGATGAGAATATTGCTAAGGTTTCTATTGTTGGGGTTGGTATGAAGAGTCATGCAGGTGTAGCTGCTAAGATGTTTAAAACATTAGCAGAAAATAATATTAATATTCAAATGATTTCTACAAGTGAAATTAAAACTTCCTGTGTGATCGATGAGAAGTTTACTGAACTTGCAGTGAGAGTATTACATGATAAGTTTGTGAGGGAGGGGGATGATGTCTCGTAA
- a CDS encoding cofactor-independent phosphoglycerate mutase yields MKYIVLLCDGMSDHKIDKLDNKTVLEYTRAANFDKIAKEGRCGFIHTTPKGWYPGSDVCNLSIFGYNPVEVYTGRSPIEAASIGIDLGEKDFAFRCNLVTLDEKREIMEDFSAYHVDKDTAKKVIDYLNEQFKGYNVEFYPGVGYRNIMVVRDYEFEVKTTPPHDIMGQPIDKYLPKGKNAEILNELIKKSWQLLDNKFGKVNSIWLWGEGKKPKLTSFEEKFGVKGAVVAAVDLVRGIGKLADMELIDVPGATGFIDTNFEGKAEYAVNALNDYDYVYIHVEAPDEAGHMGSVEEKIKAVQNINDKMLPIIIEGLKKFDEYRLLITPDHPTPVEVRTHVPEPVPAIIWGSDIEPDLNEFYDENINPSFEVKDGYKIAELFIRRSK; encoded by the coding sequence ATGAAATATATTGTATTGCTCTGTGATGGAATGAGTGATCATAAGATAGATAAACTTGATAATAAAACAGTATTGGAATATACAAGGGCAGCTAATTTTGATAAAATTGCCAAAGAGGGCAGATGTGGATTTATTCATACCACTCCAAAAGGCTGGTATCCTGGAAGCGATGTGTGTAATTTGAGTATTTTTGGTTACAATCCTGTGGAAGTTTATACTGGTAGAAGTCCTATTGAAGCTGCAAGTATTGGTATTGATTTAGGGGAAAAAGATTTTGCTTTTAGATGTAATCTTGTGACTTTAGATGAAAAAAGAGAAATAATGGAAGATTTTAGCGCGTATCATGTTGACAAAGATACTGCAAAAAAGGTGATTGATTATTTAAATGAGCAGTTTAAAGGCTACAATGTAGAATTTTATCCTGGAGTGGGCTACAGAAATATAATGGTTGTTAGAGATTACGAGTTCGAAGTAAAAACGACTCCACCTCATGATATTATGGGACAACCTATTGATAAATATTTACCAAAAGGGAAAAATGCAGAAATATTAAATGAGTTGATTAAAAAATCATGGCAATTACTTGATAATAAATTTGGAAAAGTAAATTCAATATGGCTTTGGGGGGAAGGGAAAAAGCCAAAATTAACTTCTTTTGAAGAAAAATTTGGTGTAAAGGGAGCGGTTGTAGCTGCGGTAGATTTGGTTAGAGGGATTGGTAAATTGGCAGATATGGAGTTAATTGACGTTCCAGGTGCTACGGGTTTTATTGATACAAATTTTGAAGGTAAGGCTGAATATGCTGTAAATGCTTTAAACGATTATGATTATGTGTATATTCACGTAGAAGCTCCAGATGAAGCTGGACATATGGGCAGTGTGGAAGAAAAAATAAAAGCTGTTCAAAATATCAATGATAAAATGTTACCAATAATTATTGAAGGTTTAAAAAAGTTTGATGAATACAGATTACTTATTACACCTGACCATCCAACTCCTGTTGAGGTAAGAACTCATGTGCCTGAGCCTGTTCCTGCAATAATATGGGGAAGTGATATAGAGCCAGACTTAAATGAATTTTACGATGAAAATATTAATCCATCTTTTGAAGTCAAAGATGGTTATAAAATAGCCGAATTATTTATCAGGAGGTCTAAATGA
- the recG gene encoding ATP-dependent DNA helicase RecG, which yields MLENKSDLLKILNLIKKDINNFYKNHKNYLNKILKLIGNNNLTLKSLIKDLIESDKLPSSEELNHIIYQLTLSLYDISKFQLNSLKIPVTNIEGIGEKIAKTLKKINIETIEDIFYHFPYRYEYYSNYGNNFLFCGRLINKEVIYTKYHKRIFCATFENENKEITLGIWFNFTKEYPSAVLQLNKKYNIFGKKTVFNGLNAITHPIFLSDYEVNKIYPIYSLPAKFSNKKFIKYVSSCFKNYFNNLVETLPAYILLKYNYPDIKSALKSIHFPQDIKDARKIELKRHPAIERFIYEELFYLQLGLLNHKSILKNIAGIKFNIDLSKLEEIKEYLPFKLTKSQKRVLAEIFNDMSKINQMNRLIQGDVGSGKTIVAFISGIVAVYNGYQVAVIAPTEVLAEQHFVNFVKLFGSKFRAVLITGSTSKREKDFIKELIVKGEVDFVFGTHALIQDGVKFHKLGLAIIDEQHRFGVIQRKLLIEKGYNPDILLMSATPIPRTLALTFYGDLDISVIDEMPPGRKPVVTKAYSEREMDKVLQFVKDEIDKGHRAYFIYPLIDESDKVELKAATVNYERIKAFFGEDLVGLLHGKMKNDEKKEILSKFKDGKISVLVSTTVIEVGVDIPDATVMIIENAERFGLSQLHQLRGRVGRSDLQSYCILVYSKNISEEGKKRINAMVKYNSGFKISEIDLQIRGPGDFFGTKQSGLPEFKFSNIVRDVKILQQARNDAEEIIRSDPFLTDPKHKIIREVLLQKWKDGIDLIKVG from the coding sequence ATGCTTGAAAACAAAAGTGATTTATTAAAAATATTAAATTTAATAAAGAAGGATATAAACAATTTTTATAAAAATCACAAAAATTATTTAAATAAAATACTAAAGTTAATTGGCAATAATAACTTAACTCTTAAATCGTTGATAAAAGATTTAATTGAAAGTGATAAATTACCTTCTTCTGAAGAATTAAATCATATAATATATCAGTTGACACTTTCTTTATATGATATCTCAAAATTTCAGCTCAATTCGCTGAAAATACCTGTGACTAACATCGAAGGTATCGGTGAAAAGATAGCTAAGACATTAAAAAAAATTAATATAGAAACTATAGAGGATATTTTTTATCACTTTCCTTACCGTTATGAATATTATAGCAACTATGGTAATAATTTTTTATTTTGTGGGAGATTGATAAATAAAGAAGTAATTTATACTAAATATCATAAAAGAATTTTTTGTGCCACCTTTGAAAATGAAAATAAAGAAATAACGTTAGGGATTTGGTTTAACTTCACAAAGGAGTATCCCTCAGCTGTTTTGCAATTAAATAAAAAATATAATATTTTTGGTAAAAAAACGGTTTTCAACGGTTTGAATGCGATTACTCATCCGATTTTTTTATCCGATTACGAAGTAAATAAGATATATCCTATATATTCACTACCAGCCAAATTTTCTAATAAAAAATTTATTAAATATGTAAGTAGTTGCTTTAAAAATTACTTTAATAATCTAGTTGAAACATTACCTGCATATATACTGCTAAAATATAACTATCCTGATATAAAAAGTGCTCTAAAATCAATACATTTTCCTCAAGACATTAAAGATGCCAGAAAAATTGAATTGAAAAGGCATCCTGCAATTGAAAGGTTTATATATGAAGAGCTTTTCTACTTACAGTTAGGATTATTGAATCATAAAAGCATACTAAAAAATATTGCAGGAATAAAATTCAATATTGATTTGAGTAAACTTGAAGAAATTAAGGAATACTTACCATTTAAGCTTACAAAAAGCCAAAAGAGAGTTTTGGCGGAAATATTTAATGATATGAGCAAAATTAATCAAATGAACAGACTTATACAAGGAGATGTGGGGAGTGGGAAAACAATAGTAGCTTTTATCTCAGGAATTGTGGCAGTCTATAACGGTTACCAGGTTGCAGTAATTGCACCCACTGAGGTATTGGCTGAACAGCATTTCGTAAATTTTGTAAAATTATTTGGTAGTAAATTTAGAGCAGTTTTAATAACCGGCTCCACTTCTAAAAGAGAAAAAGATTTTATAAAAGAATTGATTGTAAAAGGTGAAGTTGATTTTGTTTTTGGTACTCACGCGTTAATTCAAGATGGTGTAAAATTTCACAAACTGGGGCTTGCGATAATTGACGAACAGCATAGATTTGGAGTTATTCAGAGAAAATTATTGATTGAGAAAGGGTACAACCCAGACATTTTATTGATGAGTGCCACACCAATTCCTAGGACACTTGCTCTTACCTTTTATGGTGATCTAGATATTTCCGTGATTGATGAAATGCCTCCAGGTAGAAAACCTGTGGTAACAAAGGCGTATTCAGAGAGAGAAATGGATAAAGTGTTGCAGTTTGTGAAGGATGAGATTGATAAAGGGCACAGAGCTTACTTCATATATCCGTTAATTGATGAAAGTGATAAGGTTGAACTGAAGGCTGCAACGGTAAACTATGAAAGAATTAAGGCATTTTTTGGAGAAGACTTAGTAGGACTTTTACACGGTAAAATGAAAAATGATGAGAAAAAAGAGATTTTATCAAAGTTTAAAGATGGTAAAATATCAGTTTTGGTTTCCACAACAGTAATTGAAGTGGGGGTAGATATTCCTGATGCTACAGTAATGATTATTGAAAATGCTGAAAGATTTGGATTATCTCAACTTCATCAGCTTAGGGGTAGGGTGGGAAGAAGTGATTTGCAATCTTACTGTATTCTTGTTTACTCGAAAAATATTTCTGAGGAAGGGAAAAAGAGAATAAACGCAATGGTAAAATACAATAGTGGCTTTAAAATATCAGAAATAGACCTTCAAATCAGGGGACCTGGCGATTTTTTTGGCACAAAACAGTCAGGTTTGCCTGAGTTTAAGTTTTCAAATATTGTGAGAGATGTAAAAATACTTCAGCAAGCAAGAAATGACGCTGAAGAAATAATAAGATCAGATCCATTCTTAACTGATCCTAAACATAAAATAATTCGTGAGGTCTTACTGCAAAAATGGAAAGATGGCATAGACTTAATTAAAGTCGGTTAA
- a CDS encoding chemotaxis protein CheW yields the protein MALNQFVIFTLLNEKFAIDIMKIDEIIRMMEITPIPKADYFIEGIINLRGKVIPVIDLKKKLGLSETEYTKTTRIIVVNIRNKKIGVIVDSVDEVVRIDDNKIEAAPAVSSGIDTNFVTGVAKTDKGLIIIIDIEKVFSEEETDSLSKF from the coding sequence ATGGCATTGAATCAATTTGTGATATTTACTCTTTTAAATGAAAAATTTGCTATAGATATTATGAAGATTGATGAGATTATAAGAATGATGGAGATAACTCCTATTCCTAAAGCTGATTATTTCATTGAAGGGATAATAAATCTACGTGGTAAAGTTATACCAGTGATAGATTTAAAAAAGAAATTGGGTTTAAGCGAAACAGAATATACAAAAACTACAAGGATTATTGTAGTAAATATAAGAAATAAGAAAATTGGAGTAATAGTTGATAGTGTTGATGAAGTGGTAAGAATTGATGATAATAAAATTGAAGCTGCACCAGCAGTTTCATCAGGAATTGATACCAACTTTGTCACTGGAGTTGCAAAAACAGATAAGGGATTGATTATAATTATAGATATTGAAAAGGTATTTTCTGAAGAAGAAACTGATAGTTTAAGCAAGTTTTAA
- the carB gene encoding carbamoyl-phosphate synthase large subunit — MPKRNDIKTILVIGSGPIVIGQACEFDYSGSQAVKALKEEGYKVVLINSNPATIMTDPEFADATYIEPLTVEAAAKIIEKERPDALLPTVGGQTALNLAINLHNEGILEKYGVELIGAKIDAIKKAEDRELFKKAMAKIGLDMPKSAYVNTYEAAMEVIKDIGFPAIIRPSFTLGGTGGNVAYNLQEYKEYVIWGLEASPVNEILVEESIIGWKEIELEVMRDLKDNVVIICGIENFDPMGVHTGDSITVAPIQTLTDKEYQQLRDSAIKVMREIGVDTGGSNVQFAVDPKTGRQVIIEMNPRVSRSSALASKATGFPIAKIAAKLAVGYTLDEIPNDITKKTPACFEPTIDYCVVKYPRFTFEKFPGADDTLTTQMKSVGEVMAIGRTFKEAFQKAINSLEIGKTGFDEIYSEEELKNEKVKEEIISYLKRPNDKRVWYIAEAFRAGFSIDEIYNYTKIDKWFLHNISEILQFEDKLKSISLTDLNENILLNAKKLGFSDKRLAKLLKTTEDNIKEIRDSFKINAVYKRVDTCAAEFESFTPYMYSTYEEECEADVTDKKKVLILGGGPNRIGQGIEFDYCCVHAAYALKEVGYETIMVNCNPETVSTDYDTSDRLYFEPLTFEHVMNIIEKEKPFGVIVQFGGQTPLKLAVPLEKAGVPILGTSPDSIDAAEDRERFKELLNKIGLKQPQNGIAKNIDEALSIAEEIGYPVVVRPSYVLGGRAMEIVYDADSLKNYMVHAVEASEEHPVLIDKFLENAIEIDVDAISDGELVVVAGIMQHIEEAGIHSGDSACSIPPRSISESLNNEIIRATKELAKELNVVGLMNVQYAIKDNELFVLEVNPRASRTVPYVSKSIGISLAKLASKVMVGYKLRDLGFTKEPKVPYFTVKEAVFPFAKFPGTDPILGPEMKSTGEVMGIDRTFGRAYYKAQLAADNSLPKKGTVFISVKDRVKKDILPVARKLEKLGFKIIATTGTYKFLKENGINVEHVLKVQEGRPNIVDYIKSEKIDFVINVPEGKKSRLDSNSIRRVILNYNVPYVTTVEAAIASVNGVEAYLNEGLDVKSLQEYYKELS, encoded by the coding sequence GTGCCTAAACGAAATGATATTAAAACGATTTTAGTTATAGGTTCGGGACCGATTGTTATCGGTCAAGCCTGTGAATTTGATTATTCAGGAAGTCAGGCGGTAAAAGCTTTAAAAGAAGAGGGGTATAAGGTTGTATTAATAAACTCAAATCCTGCTACCATTATGACAGATCCAGAATTTGCTGATGCCACATATATTGAGCCTCTCACAGTGGAGGCTGCTGCGAAGATTATTGAAAAAGAAAGACCTGATGCATTACTTCCGACAGTAGGCGGTCAAACCGCTCTGAACCTTGCCATTAACTTGCACAATGAAGGAATTCTTGAAAAATATGGTGTAGAGCTTATTGGCGCAAAAATTGATGCCATTAAAAAAGCTGAAGATAGAGAGCTTTTTAAAAAAGCAATGGCAAAAATTGGCTTAGATATGCCAAAAAGTGCATATGTCAACACTTATGAAGCAGCTATGGAGGTTATAAAGGATATAGGATTTCCTGCAATCATAAGACCTTCCTTTACCCTTGGTGGAACAGGTGGGAATGTTGCTTACAATCTACAAGAGTACAAAGAATACGTTATATGGGGACTTGAAGCATCTCCTGTCAATGAAATCTTAGTAGAGGAATCTATTATAGGATGGAAAGAGATAGAACTTGAAGTAATGAGGGATTTGAAGGACAATGTGGTAATTATCTGTGGTATAGAAAATTTTGACCCGATGGGTGTTCATACAGGGGACAGTATAACAGTAGCACCCATTCAAACATTGACAGATAAAGAATATCAACAGCTTAGAGATTCTGCAATCAAGGTAATGCGTGAAATTGGTGTTGATACTGGCGGTTCAAATGTTCAGTTTGCTGTTGATCCAAAAACTGGTAGGCAAGTAATTATAGAAATGAACCCTAGGGTTTCAAGGAGTTCAGCCCTTGCATCTAAAGCAACAGGTTTTCCAATAGCAAAAATAGCTGCAAAACTTGCTGTTGGCTACACATTGGATGAAATTCCTAACGATATTACAAAGAAAACTCCAGCCTGTTTTGAGCCCACAATTGATTACTGTGTGGTAAAATATCCAAGATTCACTTTTGAAAAGTTTCCTGGAGCTGATGATACACTGACTACACAGATGAAATCTGTAGGCGAAGTGATGGCAATTGGTAGAACATTTAAAGAAGCTTTTCAAAAGGCAATAAATTCATTGGAAATAGGTAAAACTGGTTTTGATGAAATTTATAGTGAAGAAGAATTGAAAAATGAAAAGGTAAAAGAAGAGATTATTTCTTATCTAAAAAGACCAAATGATAAACGAGTGTGGTATATAGCCGAGGCATTTAGAGCTGGATTTAGTATCGATGAGATTTACAATTATACTAAAATTGATAAATGGTTTTTACACAATATCTCTGAAATTTTACAATTTGAGGACAAGTTAAAAAGCATTTCATTAACTGATTTAAACGAAAATATTCTTTTAAATGCTAAAAAATTAGGATTTTCTGATAAAAGGTTGGCAAAGTTATTAAAAACCACTGAAGATAATATAAAAGAAATTAGAGATTCATTTAAGATAAATGCTGTTTACAAAAGAGTGGATACATGTGCTGCAGAATTTGAATCTTTTACTCCATATATGTATTCTACTTATGAAGAAGAGTGTGAAGCTGATGTAACAGATAAAAAGAAAGTGCTTATCCTTGGTGGAGGACCAAATAGAATAGGGCAAGGGATAGAATTTGATTACTGCTGTGTTCATGCAGCATATGCTTTAAAGGAAGTTGGTTATGAAACAATTATGGTAAATTGCAACCCAGAAACGGTTAGTACGGATTATGATACTTCCGATAGACTTTATTTTGAACCTCTCACTTTTGAACATGTGATGAATATAATAGAAAAAGAAAAACCTTTTGGCGTTATTGTACAATTTGGCGGACAAACTCCTTTGAAGCTTGCTGTACCTCTAGAAAAAGCAGGTGTACCAATTCTTGGCACCTCTCCGGATAGTATTGATGCCGCTGAAGATAGAGAAAGGTTTAAAGAGTTACTCAATAAAATAGGACTCAAGCAGCCTCAAAACGGAATTGCCAAAAATATTGATGAAGCTTTATCCATTGCAGAAGAAATTGGCTATCCAGTTGTTGTTAGGCCATCCTATGTGCTGGGTGGTAGGGCTATGGAAATTGTATATGATGCGGATTCTCTAAAAAATTATATGGTTCATGCTGTGGAAGCAAGTGAGGAACATCCGGTATTGATTGATAAGTTCTTAGAAAACGCTATAGAAATCGATGTGGATGCTATCAGTGATGGGGAGCTGGTTGTTGTAGCAGGGATTATGCAGCATATTGAGGAAGCAGGAATACATTCTGGTGATTCTGCTTGTTCCATTCCTCCAAGATCCATTTCTGAATCTTTAAATAATGAAATTATTAGAGCTACAAAAGAATTAGCTAAAGAACTTAATGTAGTTGGTCTTATGAATGTTCAATATGCTATAAAAGACAATGAATTATTTGTACTTGAAGTTAATCCAAGGGCATCAAGAACTGTGCCTTATGTGAGTAAATCTATTGGTATTTCCCTTGCAAAATTAGCATCTAAAGTGATGGTTGGATACAAACTGAGAGATTTGGGATTTACTAAAGAACCAAAAGTACCGTATTTTACTGTTAAAGAAGCAGTATTTCCTTTCGCAAAATTTCCTGGGACTGACCCTATACTTGGACCTGAGATGAAATCTACAGGTGAAGTTATGGGGATTGATAGAACATTTGGTAGAGCTTATTACAAGGCTCAACTTGCAGCAGACAATTCATTACCTAAAAAGGGAACAGTTTTTATAAGTGTGAAAGACAGAGTTAAAAAAGATATTTTACCTGTAGCAAGAAAACTTGAAAAGCTAGGATTTAAAATAATTGCAACAACAGGCACTTATAAATTTCTTAAAGAGAACGGTATTAATGTGGAACATGTTTTAAAGGTTCAAGAAGGTAGACCAAATATTGTGGATTATATAAAAAGTGAAAAGATAGATTTTGTGATAAACGTTCCTGAGGGGAAAAAGTCAAGACTTGATTCGAACTCTATAAGAAGAGTTATTTTAAACTATAACGTCCCATATGTAACTACAGTGGAGGCTGCCATTGCCAGTGTAAACGGTGTGGAAGCTTATCTTAATGAAGGTTTGGATGTAAAATCTTTGCAAGAATACTACAAAGAACTTTCATAA
- a CDS encoding SWIM zinc finger family protein, whose product MKLLKLTEDQLRNICTPINLQRAENYVGRFFDCKIQNNIIVGKIKGNHGIYNVTLKIDSDPLEYSCECKTSKEMFCKHAAALGLTYIYTPWVFESDEKIERGNIKTLDELSFYLKTTKLKTLIDELRKKGVGVAKLSDLIGVSLQQIAAILKDEEKDKYHVLTDPIKLVCLYILEKDFEV is encoded by the coding sequence ATGAAGTTGTTAAAGTTAACTGAGGATCAGTTAAGAAATATTTGTACTCCAATTAATTTGCAAAGAGCAGAAAATTACGTAGGAAGGTTTTTTGATTGTAAAATTCAAAATAATATAATAGTTGGCAAAATAAAAGGTAATCATGGAATATATAATGTAACTTTAAAAATAGATTCAGATCCACTTGAATATAGTTGTGAGTGTAAGACTTCTAAAGAAATGTTTTGTAAACACGCCGCTGCTCTTGGCTTAACATATATTTATACCCCATGGGTTTTTGAATCTGATGAAAAGATTGAAAGAGGTAATATAAAAACTTTAGATGAGCTATCATTTTATTTAAAAACTACTAAATTAAAAACATTAATAGATGAACTTAGGAAAAAAGGGGTAGGAGTAGCAAAATTATCTGATTTAATTGGTGTTTCATTGCAGCAAATTGCAGCTATCCTTAAAGATGAAGAAAAAGATAAGTATCACGTCCTTACTGATCCAATAAAATTAGTCTGCCTCTATATTTTAGAAAAAGATTTTGAAGTGTAA